A window of the Bdellovibrio sp. ZAP7 genome harbors these coding sequences:
- a CDS encoding sulfite exporter TauE/SafE family protein — MELLGYFGATLIGVSLGFLGGGGSILAVPLLVYIFKLPAATATLYSLFIVGLTSLVGFVRAARLKQVSFSAMMSFAIPSLAGVLLVRRVLLPLMPGFLDFGFMTLSKDTLIMTAFALVMLLASIAMIRPGKKDVEQKLQDPWWLSAVKALGVGAVTGFVGAGGGFLIVPALVVMSRLPMKIAVGTSLGVIAFNSLFGFLSDAISGVAMDFVFVLKISILAIAGIIVGLKWGQNTSDVKLKPLFGYFVLIVGALIFMSQFSY; from the coding sequence ATGGAACTGCTCGGATACTTTGGCGCAACCCTTATTGGGGTGTCTTTAGGATTTCTTGGGGGCGGGGGCTCGATTTTGGCTGTTCCCTTGTTAGTGTATATTTTTAAACTGCCAGCCGCGACCGCCACATTGTACTCTCTTTTTATTGTCGGTTTGACAAGTTTAGTGGGCTTTGTGCGTGCGGCCCGCCTTAAGCAAGTAAGTTTCTCTGCAATGATGAGTTTTGCGATTCCAAGCCTTGCGGGTGTTCTTTTAGTTCGGCGAGTGCTCCTTCCTCTGATGCCGGGTTTTTTGGATTTTGGCTTTATGACTCTCAGTAAAGACACTTTGATAATGACGGCCTTTGCGCTGGTCATGTTGTTGGCGTCTATTGCCATGATTCGCCCGGGTAAGAAAGATGTGGAACAAAAACTTCAGGATCCGTGGTGGCTGTCCGCTGTGAAAGCCTTGGGTGTCGGGGCGGTGACTGGATTTGTGGGGGCCGGGGGGGGATTTCTGATTGTGCCAGCTTTGGTCGTTATGAGTCGTTTGCCGATGAAGATTGCTGTCGGTACTTCGTTGGGAGTGATCGCCTTCAATTCACTGTTTGGATTCTTAAGCGATGCTATCAGCGGTGTGGCGATGGATTTTGTGTTTGTATTGAAAATTTCAATCCTGGCAATTGCCGGAATCATCGTAGGATTAAAGTGGGGACAAAATACTTCTGATGTAAAATTAAAACCTCTCTTTGGGTACTTCGTTCTTATTGTCGGTGCGTTGATTTTTATGTCGCAGTTTTCTTATTGA
- a CDS encoding 3D domain-containing protein — MKSILTILVAILAGESAFALCPGNIATTTLYNMDGLSRQGCKTGRGKAGTCIIPFISIAADEDFNRMGTVISMPAMHGKKVKLPNGKIVSHPGYFLIEDTGGAVQGRNKFDFFVGNPPVNATSFGNVENQDVPLVDKTVCIDAKKFVKIPKYKPSEMKKREEDRVINPEYKRAVRKMEVFWKAAKLKRPDLEEIIQSGGSDAAPTHSGQGVQ, encoded by the coding sequence ATGAAGTCCATTCTAACGATTTTAGTTGCTATTCTTGCGGGCGAGTCTGCTTTTGCGCTGTGCCCGGGTAATATCGCGACCACAACTCTGTACAATATGGATGGGCTTTCACGTCAAGGGTGTAAAACTGGTAGAGGTAAAGCTGGTACCTGCATTATTCCGTTTATTTCCATTGCTGCGGATGAAGACTTCAACAGGATGGGGACGGTGATCTCTATGCCTGCAATGCACGGAAAAAAAGTGAAGCTACCCAATGGAAAAATCGTATCTCATCCAGGATATTTTCTGATCGAAGACACGGGTGGGGCTGTTCAAGGTCGCAATAAATTTGATTTCTTTGTCGGCAATCCTCCCGTCAATGCGACTTCCTTTGGTAACGTCGAAAATCAAGATGTTCCGTTGGTGGATAAGACAGTTTGTATCGATGCTAAAAAGTTTGTGAAAATTCCCAAGTACAAGCCTTCTGAGATGAAAAAGAGAGAAGAAGACCGTGTGATCAATCCAGAATATAAAAGAGCTGTGCGCAAAATGGAGGTTTTCTGGAAAGCCGCCAAACTGAAGCGCCCGGATCTGGAAGAGATCATTCAAAGCGGTGGTTCTGATGCGGCTCCAACTCATTCGGGCCAAGGGGTGCAATAA
- a CDS encoding PAP/fibrillin family protein — protein MKMKRLATAILMALSLGITSHAMAGGSRDRVAELKQQILEISRAAQGEFDGDDNSADVRAQLNPLVTELVSLVPARTETEKLPQVVGSWQQVWSDGPGGGVPGAGALANAVFQVVFPDGYYWNVAKNKFAGIEAMGFLRGKFAIDTDKLNIEFTKSVGAPNWVAAGTESYLLAMRAEVGTYDKIPTPGPIGKKGFLANTYVDEDIRICTGGGEDFGTGTYLYVLERKSQF, from the coding sequence ATGAAAATGAAACGTTTAGCCACCGCGATCTTAATGGCACTATCATTGGGAATCACATCCCACGCCATGGCCGGCGGCAGTCGCGATCGCGTCGCCGAACTTAAACAACAGATATTGGAAATTTCTCGCGCGGCTCAAGGAGAGTTTGACGGCGACGACAACAGCGCCGATGTGCGCGCGCAATTAAATCCGTTAGTCACCGAACTTGTGAGCCTCGTCCCTGCCCGCACTGAAACAGAAAAACTTCCCCAAGTCGTGGGATCGTGGCAGCAAGTTTGGTCGGACGGCCCCGGTGGCGGAGTGCCTGGCGCCGGAGCTTTAGCCAATGCAGTTTTCCAAGTGGTATTTCCTGATGGTTACTACTGGAATGTGGCAAAGAATAAATTTGCTGGTATTGAAGCCATGGGATTTTTACGAGGAAAGTTTGCTATAGACACTGACAAACTCAATATTGAATTTACAAAATCCGTGGGCGCACCCAACTGGGTTGCCGCAGGAACTGAATCCTATTTGCTGGCAATGCGTGCGGAAGTTGGAACTTATGATAAAATTCCCACACCTGGCCCGATTGGTAAAAAAGGATTTTTAGCTAACACATATGTGGATGAAGATATTCGCATTTGCACAGGTGGCGGCGAAGATTTTGGAACCGGAACCTATTTGTACGTGTTAGAGAGAAAATCGCAGTTCTAG
- a CDS encoding YeeE/YedE family protein: MMQSILMALAGGALIGLAASLMLVLNGRVTGISGIANGLLTLQKGDYLWRATFVVGLIAGGVVLAYFQAEMFANTSARSEVMIAIAGVIVGFGTVLGSGCTSGHGVCGISRLSPRSLIATIIFMLVGMITATILKSFLGV, translated from the coding sequence ATGATGCAATCAATTCTTATGGCACTTGCGGGCGGTGCTTTGATCGGGCTCGCGGCTTCGTTGATGCTAGTTTTAAATGGCCGCGTGACGGGAATCAGTGGCATAGCGAATGGGCTCTTAACTTTGCAAAAAGGCGACTACTTGTGGAGAGCCACCTTTGTTGTGGGTTTGATTGCGGGTGGAGTAGTATTGGCGTATTTCCAAGCCGAGATGTTTGCGAACACGAGTGCACGTTCCGAGGTGATGATCGCCATCGCCGGAGTGATTGTGGGATTTGGTACAGTGCTGGGAAGCGGCTGCACCAGCGGGCATGGCGTTTGTGGAATTTCAAGATTATCCCCACGCTCCCTGATCGCAACGATTATTTTTATGTTGGTGGGTATGATCACGGCGACGATTTTAAAGTCGTTCTTGGGGGTGTAA
- the acs gene encoding acetate--CoA ligase, with amino-acid sequence MHNEVYPINPSLEKNAIITPEKYKSMYQKSVQDPEGFWAEQAERLHWFKKWDKVKNTSFKKPVSIKWFEGGKLNVAYNCIDRHLATKGDKVALIWEADDINTAAKKITYKQLHQEVCRFSNVLKKMGVKKGDVVTIYMPMILETVYAMLACARIGAVHSVVFGGFAPDSISDRLLDGKSKFIITADSGCRGGKSVPLKDNVDKAVAKAGIVEKVLVVKYSNSAVQMNAVDVWYHDMVQGVSDQCEAEQMDAEDPLFILYTSGSTGKPKGVLHTTGGYLLWASVTHQYVFDYHDKDIYWCSADVGWVTGHSYIVYGPLANAATTLFFEGVPNYPTPSRFWQIIEKHKVNLFYTSPTALRSLMREGDKWVKDCDRSSLRILGTVGEPINPEAWIWYYEVVGDKRCPIMDTWWQTETGGFMITPMPGATPLKPGSATLPFFGVQPHLLTPEGKKIDGAGEGVLAIADSWPGQMRTVYGDHKRFEETYFSAYPGYYFTGDGCRRDDDGYYWITGRVDDVINVSGHRMGTAEVESALVANHNVAEAAVVGYPHDIKGQGIYAFVTLKTGITPSEDLRKELIQTVRKEIGPIATPDLIQWAPRLPKTRSGKIMRRILRKIAENQPDQLGDITTLSEPGVVQELVDNRMNK; translated from the coding sequence ATGCACAATGAAGTTTATCCCATCAATCCTTCTTTAGAAAAAAATGCGATCATCACACCAGAAAAATACAAAAGCATGTATCAAAAATCCGTTCAGGATCCTGAGGGCTTTTGGGCCGAGCAAGCCGAGCGTCTGCACTGGTTTAAAAAATGGGACAAAGTTAAAAATACTTCTTTCAAAAAGCCCGTTAGCATTAAATGGTTCGAAGGTGGGAAACTGAATGTTGCCTACAACTGTATTGATCGTCATCTGGCAACCAAAGGCGACAAAGTCGCGTTGATCTGGGAAGCGGATGATATCAATACCGCCGCTAAAAAAATCACCTATAAACAACTTCACCAAGAAGTTTGCCGTTTTTCCAACGTTCTTAAAAAGATGGGCGTGAAAAAAGGCGATGTGGTGACAATTTATATGCCGATGATTTTGGAAACAGTTTATGCGATGCTGGCTTGCGCGCGTATTGGTGCTGTTCACTCGGTGGTCTTTGGTGGGTTCGCTCCGGACTCTATCAGCGATCGCTTGTTGGATGGTAAATCTAAGTTCATCATCACTGCAGACTCTGGATGCCGCGGTGGTAAATCAGTTCCCCTAAAAGACAACGTCGATAAAGCGGTGGCAAAAGCTGGCATTGTTGAAAAAGTTTTGGTGGTGAAGTACTCCAACTCTGCAGTGCAAATGAATGCTGTCGATGTTTGGTATCACGACATGGTTCAAGGAGTGAGTGATCAGTGTGAAGCTGAACAAATGGATGCAGAAGATCCTTTGTTTATTCTTTATACGTCCGGTTCCACAGGGAAACCCAAGGGTGTGTTGCACACGACAGGTGGCTACTTGCTGTGGGCCAGTGTGACTCACCAATACGTATTCGACTATCATGATAAAGATATTTACTGGTGCTCGGCCGATGTGGGTTGGGTGACGGGTCACAGTTATATCGTGTATGGACCTTTGGCAAATGCCGCGACGACACTTTTCTTTGAAGGTGTTCCAAACTATCCAACACCGTCGCGTTTCTGGCAGATCATTGAAAAACACAAAGTGAATTTGTTCTATACTTCGCCAACTGCGCTTCGCTCGCTCATGCGTGAAGGAGATAAATGGGTGAAGGACTGTGATCGTTCTTCATTAAGAATTTTGGGAACTGTCGGCGAGCCGATCAATCCTGAAGCTTGGATTTGGTATTACGAAGTGGTCGGCGACAAACGTTGTCCGATCATGGATACTTGGTGGCAAACGGAAACGGGTGGTTTTATGATCACGCCGATGCCGGGTGCGACACCGCTTAAGCCTGGTTCAGCAACTTTGCCGTTCTTTGGTGTGCAGCCTCATTTGCTAACGCCTGAAGGTAAGAAAATTGACGGTGCCGGCGAAGGAGTTTTGGCGATCGCTGATTCTTGGCCGGGTCAAATGCGCACGGTTTACGGGGATCACAAACGTTTTGAAGAAACTTATTTCTCAGCTTATCCAGGATACTATTTCACGGGTGATGGATGTCGCCGCGATGACGATGGATATTACTGGATCACCGGCCGTGTTGACGACGTGATCAATGTTTCAGGTCATCGCATGGGAACCGCGGAGGTGGAATCGGCCTTGGTTGCAAATCACAACGTCGCAGAGGCTGCTGTTGTGGGGTATCCTCACGATATCAAAGGGCAGGGGATTTATGCTTTCGTGACCCTGAAAACGGGAATCACACCATCAGAAGACCTGCGTAAAGAGCTGATTCAAACGGTCCGTAAAGAGATTGGGCCCATCGCCACCCCGGATTTAATCCAGTGGGCGCCGCGTTTGCCAAAGACCCGTTCGGGCAAAATCATGCGTCGAATTTTGCGAAAAATCGCGGAAAATCAACCAGATCAGCTGGGTGACATCACCACGCTTTCTGAGCCCGGAGTGGTTCAGGAGCTTGTAGACAACCGAATGAACAAGTGA
- a CDS encoding DUF6580 family putative transport protein translates to MMTLIVMVLGAAFSRMIPHPWNFTAIGAMALFGGAYFSDKRLSMAVPLAALMLSDLFLGGFHSTTFFVYAAFALIVMMGWYLTEKKSVARIGGLSLVASSVFFLISNLGVWIMDGMYAPTFKGLVECYVAAIPFFGYQVAGDLFFSAVMFGGYELVKKYAFSPAGKLA, encoded by the coding sequence ATGATGACTCTTATCGTAATGGTTTTGGGCGCGGCATTTTCTCGTATGATCCCGCACCCGTGGAATTTCACTGCAATTGGTGCCATGGCTTTATTCGGTGGCGCTTATTTTTCTGACAAAAGATTGTCGATGGCAGTTCCCTTGGCAGCGTTGATGTTGAGCGATTTGTTCTTGGGTGGTTTTCACTCCACAACATTCTTTGTCTATGCCGCTTTCGCGTTGATCGTGATGATGGGCTGGTATTTGACTGAGAAAAAATCAGTGGCGCGCATCGGTGGTTTGTCTTTGGTTGCAAGCTCGGTGTTCTTCCTGATTTCAAATCTTGGTGTTTGGATCATGGATGGCATGTACGCTCCGACTTTCAAAGGTTTGGTTGAGTGCTACGTCGCTGCGATTCCATTCTTTGGTTATCAAGTAGCAGGGGACTTGTTCTTCTCTGCGGTGATGTTCGGTGGTTATGAGTTGGTGAAAAAGTACGCTTTCTCTCCAGCGGGTAAATTGGCGTAA
- a CDS encoding glutaredoxin domain-containing protein, which yields MAKVLMYKKNPCPYCDRATTFMTNKGIDFEVIDLTDKPEEIDRIKNETGWRTVPIILINGKLVGGYTDLKALDEEGKLDEMLKG from the coding sequence ATGGCTAAAGTGCTTATGTATAAAAAGAATCCATGCCCTTACTGTGATCGCGCAACGACTTTTATGACGAATAAGGGAATCGATTTCGAAGTGATCGACCTCACTGACAAACCTGAAGAAATTGATCGCATCAAAAACGAAACAGGTTGGAGAACAGTACCCATCATCCTGATCAACGGCAAACTTGTTGGTGGCTATACGGATTTGAAAGCTCTCGATGAAGAGGGCAAGCTTGATGAAATGTTAAAAGGCTAA
- a CDS encoding class I SAM-dependent methyltransferase yields MKCLLCENPDSARFKVTKKPERSYFHCDNCDLIFMAPEERMTAVEEKARYDFHQNEDQAGYRAFLSPLMKDVEDYAAKSGKAANDLQLLDYGCGPTAFLGACFVAKDFQVTNYDLYYQPDQDALKKSYHIVTSTEVWEHLQNPKIDIEQQLRMLKNGGILAVMTSAHKGEAHFHDWHYRRDLTHVSFFSEKTMQWFAQKYNLKTVKAKSPYWVFKK; encoded by the coding sequence ATGAAGTGTCTACTCTGCGAAAACCCAGATTCAGCCCGTTTCAAGGTCACAAAAAAACCTGAGCGCAGTTATTTTCACTGCGACAATTGTGATTTGATATTTATGGCTCCTGAGGAGCGCATGACCGCGGTCGAGGAAAAAGCGCGCTACGATTTTCATCAAAATGAGGATCAGGCAGGTTATCGGGCCTTTCTTTCCCCACTGATGAAAGATGTTGAAGACTACGCTGCAAAATCAGGAAAAGCTGCGAACGATCTTCAGCTTTTGGATTACGGCTGCGGACCGACGGCTTTCTTGGGGGCGTGCTTCGTCGCCAAGGACTTTCAAGTTACGAACTATGATTTGTATTATCAGCCCGACCAGGATGCTTTAAAGAAATCGTACCACATCGTGACCTCTACCGAAGTGTGGGAGCATTTGCAAAATCCTAAAATCGATATCGAACAGCAACTGCGCATGCTAAAAAACGGCGGCATCTTAGCAGTCATGACTTCCGCTCACAAAGGCGAGGCGCACTTTCATGACTGGCACTACCGCCGTGATCTGACTCACGTGTCGTTCTTTTCTGAAAAGACAATGCAGTGGTTTGCGCAGAAATATAATTTGAAAACAGTGAAGGCCAAGAGCCCTTACTGGGTTTTTAAAAAGTAA
- a CDS encoding DUF6691 family protein translates to MKRQHIQAGASLIVGFIFALGLGISGMTQPQKVIGFLQLGQGWDPSLMFVMLGAIPVNAVVYFLVRRKTSPLLDTRWHVPTSREITKPLMLGSALFGFGWALGGYCPGPALTSLGAGSNSAILFVVFMFLGMILQRGYQRWIKS, encoded by the coding sequence GTGAAGCGACAACATATTCAGGCTGGAGCCTCCCTTATCGTCGGATTTATTTTCGCATTGGGATTGGGAATCTCTGGAATGACTCAACCTCAAAAGGTCATCGGATTTCTTCAGTTAGGACAAGGCTGGGACCCCTCGTTGATGTTTGTTATGCTGGGAGCGATCCCGGTGAATGCCGTGGTGTATTTTTTAGTCAGAAGAAAGACTTCTCCTTTGTTAGATACTCGATGGCATGTTCCGACTTCCCGTGAAATCACCAAACCGTTGATGCTTGGGAGTGCCTTGTTTGGTTTTGGTTGGGCCCTCGGTGGATATTGTCCTGGGCCCGCTTTGACTTCGTTAGGTGCTGGCTCGAACAGTGCGATTTTATTTGTCGTATTTATGTTTTTAGGAATGATTTTGCAGCGTGGATATCAGCGCTGGATCAAGTCTTAA
- a CDS encoding tRNA-dihydrouridine synthase family protein has protein sequence MFLAVMSSVKLGLHRPILNGKVNFPLCLAPMVGLTHVALREVMREYLPEGAYTIWPTEMLNSRRIPDENLETTPETMRAAHEPGLVPQILGNEEQAITDSVKRLIEWGAEAIDINMGCPVQKALKHNYGVALMGDPNYAAEVVRMTVKNSTVPVSVKLRAVGSTKELDELLTFVGGLRNSGAAWVCLHPRTAAQKRRGWADWEQIKLLHAAVDFPVIGNGDVQTVEDAILMLTETGCDMAMSGRALAARPWMLWQLGEELGFAAPAGKEGLKAPRTAEEEGAEYGRVLVKLIERSRHYFGEERAMRKVRFYVRTTSVWLAFGNALTGVCAKARNVDEMLEGVAKFFAVPHEMSLRTELRQ, from the coding sequence TTGTTTCTGGCGGTTATGAGTTCGGTAAAACTAGGTCTGCATAGACCGATCCTAAATGGCAAAGTTAACTTCCCTCTGTGTTTGGCACCGATGGTAGGGCTGACTCACGTGGCTTTACGTGAAGTGATGCGCGAGTATTTGCCTGAGGGAGCCTACACGATCTGGCCGACTGAAATGTTGAACTCTCGCCGTATTCCTGATGAAAATCTTGAAACGACTCCTGAAACCATGCGTGCGGCCCACGAGCCGGGCCTGGTTCCGCAAATCCTTGGTAACGAGGAGCAAGCTATCACAGACAGCGTAAAGCGTCTGATCGAGTGGGGTGCGGAAGCCATCGACATCAACATGGGTTGTCCTGTGCAAAAAGCTTTAAAGCATAATTACGGTGTGGCCCTGATGGGTGATCCAAATTATGCCGCCGAAGTCGTGCGCATGACCGTCAAAAATTCCACAGTTCCTGTTAGTGTGAAGCTTCGTGCAGTGGGTTCGACCAAAGAGTTGGATGAATTGCTAACGTTTGTAGGTGGCTTAAGAAACTCTGGTGCTGCGTGGGTGTGCTTGCATCCGCGCACGGCTGCGCAAAAGCGTCGTGGCTGGGCGGACTGGGAGCAAATCAAACTTTTGCATGCAGCGGTGGATTTCCCCGTGATCGGGAACGGCGATGTGCAAACGGTCGAAGACGCAATCTTGATGTTAACTGAAACCGGCTGTGACATGGCGATGTCGGGGCGTGCATTGGCCGCTCGTCCATGGATGTTGTGGCAATTGGGTGAGGAGTTGGGTTTTGCAGCTCCCGCTGGTAAAGAAGGCCTTAAAGCTCCGCGCACTGCTGAAGAAGAGGGTGCCGAGTACGGTCGCGTGTTAGTGAAGTTGATCGAACGCAGTCGTCATTATTTTGGCGAAGAGCGCGCGATGAGAAAAGTGCGCTTCTATGTGCGCACAACCAGCGTGTGGTTGGCGTTTGGTAATGCGTTAACCGGGGTGTGTGCGAAGGCACGTAATGTTGACGAAATGCTTGAAGGTGTCGCAAAGTTTTTCGCAGTCCCGCATGAGATGTCTTTACGAACAGAGCTTCGCCAATAA